In one window of Henckelia pumila isolate YLH828 chromosome 1, ASM3356847v2, whole genome shotgun sequence DNA:
- the LOC140877589 gene encoding probable glycosyltransferase At3g07620: MDARRLLWLMALAFSVVLLVQYFELPYGYLSYLLSFGKSQVAYRGGLQTRDSSSEFKSLENQALLSGSNSSTMSAAREDLNAKKFSSGNDADDKHNLSAGVKNYSNETSGVYTSPGDGSSSEDFLKMNEPKVDVIPIQNKTLALEKSRDHSHDLPLSNHAISNNSSLNHLFAGNVIPPSAPPSYSAAPFKSPESFGANQSTNIKSINPDESSRSKDAPKLNVKTENSGLTSNNLSSSIFSSPIKKERFKGPPNKVLPISAMNDMLLKSYVANQPMKPRWPSKVDQQLLKAKTLIENAQIRKGDPHVYRNYSAFLRSYELMEKTLKIYIYTEGEQPIFHQPALTGIYASEGWFMKQLEENKHFVTKNADEAHLFYLPFSSWMLEKALYVPDSHSSKNLVQYLSSYLQNITTTYRFWNRTDGADHFLVACHDWAPSETSRIMTNCIRALCNADAKGRFQFGKDVSLPETNVRVSENPLKDLGGKPPSERHILAFFAGKMHGYLRPILLSHWENKDPDMKISGKLDKVKGPMSYSKYMKNSKYCISAKGYEAYTPRVVEAIFYECVPVIISDNYVPPFFETLNWESFAVFILEKDIPNLKKILLSISEKRYIEMQQRVKQVQMHFLWHETPIKYDIFHMILHSIWHTRVFQMRPG; this comes from the exons ATGGATGCTAGGAGACTGCTTTGGCTAATGGCATTGGCCTTTTCAGTTGTTCTGTTGGTTCAGTATTTCGAGCTTCCTTATGGGTATTTGTCATACTTGTTATCGTTTGGCAAGTCTCAAGTAGCATACAGAGGCGGTTTACAAACTAGGGATTCCTCTAGTGAGTTTAAAAGTTTGGAAAACCAGGCGCTTTTGAGTGGTTCAAATTCTTCCACAATGAGTGCGGCCCGAGAGGATTTGAATGCGAAAAAGTTCTCTAGTGGAAATGATGCAGATGACAAACATAATTTGAGTGCAGGTGTTAAGAACTACTCTAATGAAACTTCTGGTGTTTATACTAGTCCTGGGGATGGATCTTCATCTGAGGACTTCTTGAAAATGAATGAGCCCAAAGTTGATGTGATACCGATACAGAACAAGACCTTGGCACTGGAGAAGAGTAGAGATCACAGTCATGATTTACCTCTATCAAATCATGCTATTTCAAATAATTCTTCATTGAACCATCTTTTTGCTGGGAATGTTATTCCTCCGTCTGCACCACCATCATATTCTGCTGCTCCCTTCAAATCTCCAGAGTCTTTTGGTGCAAATCAAAGTACTAACATTAAATCTATTAACCCTGATGAATCTTCAAGGAGCAAAGATGCACCAAAACTAAACGTGAAAACTGAAAATAGCGGCCTAACATCGAATAACCTTTCTAGTTCGATCTTTAGCAGCCCAATTAAGAAGGAAAGGTTCAAAGGACCACCAAATAAAGTACTGCCAATATCTGCAATGAACGACATGTTGCTTAAAAGCTATGTAGCGAATCAGCCCATG AAACCACGCTGGCCTTCCAAGGTGGACCAGCAGTTACTTAAAGCAAAAACACTGATTGAAAACGCGCAAATCAGGAAAGGGGACCCTCATGTTTATCGCAATTATTCTGCCTTTTTGAG GAGCTATGAACTGATGGAGAAGACTCTCAAAATTTACATTTATACTGAAGGAGAACAACCTATATTCCATCAACCCGCGCTTACTGGAATATATGCATCTGAAGGATGGTTCATGAAGCAGCTGGAAGAAAACAAGCATTTTGTTACCAAAAACGCTGATGAGGCCCATTTATTTTACTTGCCTTTTAGCTCATGGATGTTAGAGAAGGCTTTATATGTACCCGATTCTCACAGTTCGAAGAACCTGGTTCAATATTTGAGTAGCTACCTCCAGAATATCACGACGACGTATCGTTTTTGGAATAGAACCGATGGAGCCGACCATTTTCTTGTAGCCTGCCACGACTGG GCACCCTCTGAGACAAGCAGGATCATGACCAACTGCATTAGAGCTTTGTGCAATGCTGATGCCAAAGGAAGATTCCAATTCGGAAAAGACGTCTCTTTACCTGAAACCAATGTGCGCGTGTCGGAGAATCCTCTGAAAGATCTCGGAGGTAAACCTCCTTCTGAGAGACATATCCTTGCATTCTTTGCCGGGAAAATGCATGGTTATCTCCGTCCCATTCTTTTAAGTCACTGGGAAAACAAAGATCCCGACATGAAGATTTCCGGTAAGCTAGACAAGGTAAAGGGTCCAATGAGCTATTCCAAGTATATGAAGAACAGCAAGTACTGCATAAGCGCTAAAGGCTACGAAGCCTACACCCCCCGAGTCGTGGAGGCCATCTTCTACGAGTGTGTTCCTGTGATCATATCCGACAATTATGTCCCTCCATTTTTTGAGACTTTGAATTGGGAGTCGTTTGCCGTTTTCATTTTGGAGAAAGATATTCCAAATCTCAAGAAAATACTCCTCTCAATCTCCGAAAAGAGATACATTGAGATGCAGCAAAGGGTTAAGCAAGTACAGATGCATTTCCTTTGGCATGAAACACCCATCAAGTACGACATCTTCCATATGATACTTCATTCTATATGGCACACCAGAGTGTTCCAAATGAGACCTGGCTGA
- the LOC140874093 gene encoding probable glycosyltransferase At3g07620 codes for MGIEFGYMSLVRVKSVLLMAGATFALVLFAQLLELQGFKSLSSLFSAGKIELRQDSFIYHNSSSNSTYPSVLDAANINVADLVSTVAEVSDEMVNGVSNVKGDSYPENIKKFGDTSNDDDLDPEDELPSNDELELNNNTQVLGVSKDNSSKQENPPEFELPVLNDTSKSDFSPGHDIVIGPAASPPLNLLSLTNSPENLETNPGNDVNSTALSTSRMGKDAEDLFTKNESPKIQKVGLSNAVNDSSVSSIPATKERVKEPKRMVVSISNMNDMLLSSYASYKAVKPRWSSAVDRELRNVKSMIENAATIEKDSQFDVSLYRNFSAFKRSYELMEQILKVYVYAEGERPIFHQPPLKGIYASEGWFMKQLKSNKRFLTKNMNKAHLFYLPFSSRELEIALYVPNSHSRDNLIRRLSDYVNTVKAKYDSWNRTDGADHFLVACHDWAPAETRKIMANCIRSLCNTDLKEGFQFGKDVALPETYVRSPQNPLRQLGGKPYSQRRILAFFAGNMHGYLRPILLNYWENKDPDMKIFSLLRKAKGEMTYAQYMKSSKYCICAKGYEVNSPRVVEAIFYECVPVIISDNFVPPFFETLNWESFAVFVLEKDIPNLKSILLSIPKTRYRLMQQRVKRVQQHFLWHSRPVKYDVFNMILHSIWHNRVFRT; via the exons ATGGGAATTGAGTTTGGGTACATGTCCCTGGTCAGGGTAAAGAGCGTGTTGTTGATGGCAGGAGCAACTTTTGCATTGGTTTTGTTTGCTCAACTTCTCGAGCTTCAAGGCTTCAAAAGTTTatcttctttattttctgctGGAAAAATAGAATTACGACAGGATTCATTCATTTACCACAATAGTTCGAGCAACTCTACTTATCCTAGTGTCTTGGATGCAGCCAACATAAATGTGGCCGATTTGGTATCTACTGTTGCAGAGGTCTCTGATGAAATGGTCAATGGAGTATCAAATGTCAAGGGTGATTCTTATCCTGAGAACATCAAAAAATTTGGTGATACCTCGAATGATGATGATCTCGATCCCGAAGATGAGCTTCCTTCCAACGACGAATTGGAACTTAacaacaatacacaagttcttGGGGTAAGTAAAGATAATAGCTCGAAGCAAGAGAATCCTCCAGAGTTTGAACTACCAGTATTGAATGATACTTCCAAGAGTGATTTTTCACCAGGCCATGATATTGTAATAGGTCCAGCTGCTTCACCCCCTTTGAATTTGCTGTCTCTCACCAATTCTCctgaaaatttggaaacaaATCCTGGTAATGATGTGAACTCTACTGCTCTGAGTACATCTAGAATGGGAAAAGATGCAGAAGATTTGTTTACAAAGAATGAGAGTCCCAAGATTCAGAAAGTGGGCCTTTCTAATGCAGTCAATGACTCTTCAGTCAGCAGCATTCCTGCTACAAAAGAACGAGTCAAGGAACCAAAACGTATGGTAGTATCAATATCTAACATGAACGATATGCTGCTCAGTAGTTATGCTTCATATAAGGCTGTG AAACCAAGATGGTCTTCAGCTGTTGATCGAGAATTACGAAATGTAAAGTCCATGATTGAGAATGCAGCAACCATCGAAAAAGATTCTCAATTTGATGTTAGTTTGTATAGAAATTTTTCAGCATTCAAAAG GAGCTATGAATTGATGGAACAGATTCTCAAGGTTTACGTCTATGCTGAAGGAGAGCGGCCCATATTTCATCAGCCGCCTCTTAAAGGAATATACGCATCTGAGGGATGGTTTATGAAGCAGCTAAAGTCAAACAAAAGATTCCTTACAAAAAACATGAATAAAGCTCACTTGTTTTACTTACCATTCAGTTCACGTGAGCTAGAGATAGCGTTATATGTACCTAATTCCCATTCTCGCGATAATTTGATTCGACGGTTAAGTGATTATGTCAACACGGTCAAGGCAAAATATGACTCTTGGAATAGAACAGATGGAGCTGACCATTTCCTTGTCGCCTGCCATGATTGG GCACCAGCAGAGACGAGGAAGATCATGGCTAATTGTATAAGATCTTTATGCAACACTGATCTCAAAGAAGGGTTTCAATTCGGAAAAGACGTCGCTCTTCCTGAAACATATGTAAGGTCACCTCAGAATCCACTCAGACAACTAGGAGGCAAACCATATTCTCAAAGACGAATCCTTGCTTTCTTTGCTGGTAATATGCACGGCTACCTCCGTCCCATTTTGTTAAATTACTGGGAAAATAAAGATCCCGACATGAAAATCTTCAGTCTCTTGCGTAAAGCTAAAGGCGAGATGACCTATGCTCAGTACATGAAAAGCAGCAAATATTGCATATGTGCCAAGGGCTATGAAGTCAATAGTCCCCGAGTAGTTGAAGCCATCTTCTACGAGTGTGTTCCGGTGATCATATCCGATAATTTTGTGCCTCCTTTTTTCGAGACTTTGAACTGGGAATCCTTTGCTGTTTTTGTCTTGGAGAAGGACATACCAAATTTGAAAAGTATACTCCTGTCTATTCCGAAGACGAGGTATCGATTGATGCAGCAGAGGGTTAAACGGGTGCAGCAGCATTTTCTTTGGCATTCTAGACCGGTGAAGTACGATGTTTTTAACATGATACTGCATTCCATATGGCACAATAGAGTATTCCGAACATGA